The following are from one region of the Salvelinus fontinalis isolate EN_2023a chromosome 5, ASM2944872v1, whole genome shotgun sequence genome:
- the LOC129855974 gene encoding proline-, glutamic acid- and leucine-rich protein 1-like isoform X2 gives MGTINKGVKDQAGSGSQPMLSHKYCPGVNNNPGYLCETGHCCGETGCCTYYYELWWFWLLWTIVILFSCCCAYRHRRAKLRIQQQQRQREINLIAYHGACNYPASMLDLSFLASFKLPSYEEVAAQPPSPPPSYSSVFALQGAMGGATAYTATPYGSAYPHHHQQQPPGPPSYLVSSRAGPSGAGGGLTSSQSSDNYTSCSCESCSLLTSPSSTSFSVQVTYETDNTSHASTPGSEVGGGGGEVLRGFPREGSSLEGVVSARSPLSPGGYPPPPLPPPPPELLPTPSPTASSPLPPTLPLPKLSSPSPLPPSHHPPLPPLILMDPLAVLAEQRGVEGGLSEGGITARQSPSILSPPKPTQSPPKHALFSTNVDFFEPVDFFEPVEKERREEEEEEEEEDEDHFRHRRLTGDSGIEVCRCQVKSEEEGVEKKVEEDQDGGRDGEEGAGFLHDSVDCSLRAQQVAQCGHASSAIPRGGDAIITVESS, from the exons ATGGGAACCATCAACAAG GGGGTGAAGGACCAAGCTGGCTCAGGCAGCCAGCCCATGCTCAGTCATAAGTACTGTCCTGGGGTCAACAACAACCCAGGCTACCTGTGTGAGACGGGCCACTGCTGTGGGGAGACAGGATGCTGCACCTACTACTACGAGCTGTGGT GGTTCTGGCTACTGTGGACCATTGTGATTCTGTTCAGCTGTTGCTGTGCCTACCGCCACCGGCGGGCCAAGCTGCGTatccagcagcagcagagacagagggagatcaaCCTGATCGCCTACCACGGAGCCTGCAACTACCCTGCGTCCATGTTGGACCTCA gtttccTGGCCTCCTTCAAGCTGCCGTCCTATGAGGAGGTGGCAGCCCAGCCCCCCTCACCCCCTCCATCCTACAGCTCCGTCTTTGCTCTGCAGGGGGCGATGGGGGGCGCCACCGCTTACACAGCCACCCCTTACGGTTCAGCCTACCCCCATCACCACCAGCAACAACCCCCCGGCCCTCCCTCCTACTTGGTTAGCTCCAGGGCGGGCCCCAGCGGTGCCGGTGGTGGCCTGACCTCATCTCAGAGTTCAGACAACTACACCAGCTGCTCCTGCGAGTCCTgctccctcctcacctccccaTCCAGCACCTCCTTCTCTGTCCAGGTGACCTACGAGACGGATAATACCAGTCATGCCTCCACACCCGGTAGTGaggttggaggaggagggggggaggtcCTGAGAGGCTTCCCCAGGGAGGGTTCATCTCTAGAGGGCGTTGTGTCTGCCAGGTCCCCTTTGTCTCCTGGAGGatatccacctcctcctctgccccctcctccACCTGAACTTCTACCTACACCTTCTCCCACAgcgtcttctcctctccctcccactctcccccttCCCAAACTATCTTCtccctctccacttcctccttcaCATCATCCGCCACTCCCTCCACTCATCCTTATGGACCCCCTGGCTGTGCTGGCTgagcagagaggggtggagggcgGCCTGAGTGAAGGGGGGATCACAGCGAGACAGAGCccttccatcctctctccccccaaGCCCACCCAGTCTCCCCCCAAACACGCCCTCTTCTCCACCAACGTGGACTTCTTCGAGCCCGTGGACTTCTTCGAGCccgtggagaaagagaggagagaggaagaggaggaggaggaagaggaggatgaggatcaTTTCCGTCACCGCCGGCTCACAGGCGACTCCGGCATCGAAGTGTGCCGCTGCCAAGTGAAGAGCGAGGAAGAGGGTGTGGAGAAGAAGGTGGAAGAAGATCaagatggaggaagggatggagaggagggggcgGGTTTCCTCCATGACAGTGTGGACTGTTCCCTTCGAGCGCAGCAGGTCGCCCAGTGTGGCCACGCCTCCTCGGCCATCCCCAGGGGCGGGGACGCCATCATCACCGTGGAGTCGTCATGA
- the LOC129855974 gene encoding proline-, glutamic acid- and leucine-rich protein 1-like isoform X3, whose protein sequence is MLSHKYCPGVNNNPGYLCETGHCCGETGCCTYYYELWWFWLLWTIVILFSCCCAYRHRRAKLRIQQQQRQREINLIAYHGACNYPASMLDLSFLASFKLPSYEEVAAQPPSPPPSYSSVFALQGAMGGATAYTATPYGSAYPHHHQQQPPGPPSYLVSSRAGPSGAGGGLTSSQSSDNYTSCSCESCSLLTSPSSTSFSVQVTYETDNTSHASTPGSEVGGGGGEVLRGFPREGSSLEGVVSARSPLSPGGYPPPPLPPPPPELLPTPSPTASSPLPPTLPLPKLSSPSPLPPSHHPPLPPLILMDPLAVLAEQRGVEGGLSEGGITARQSPSILSPPKPTQSPPKHALFSTNVDFFEPVDFFEPVEKERREEEEEEEEEDEDHFRHRRLTGDSGIEVCRCQVKSEEEGVEKKVEEDQDGGRDGEEGAGFLHDSVDCSLRAQQVAQCGHASSAIPRGGDAIITVESS, encoded by the exons ATGCTCAGTCATAAGTACTGTCCTGGGGTCAACAACAACCCAGGCTACCTGTGTGAGACGGGCCACTGCTGTGGGGAGACAGGATGCTGCACCTACTACTACGAGCTGTGGT GGTTCTGGCTACTGTGGACCATTGTGATTCTGTTCAGCTGTTGCTGTGCCTACCGCCACCGGCGGGCCAAGCTGCGTatccagcagcagcagagacagagggagatcaaCCTGATCGCCTACCACGGAGCCTGCAACTACCCTGCGTCCATGTTGGACCTCA gtttccTGGCCTCCTTCAAGCTGCCGTCCTATGAGGAGGTGGCAGCCCAGCCCCCCTCACCCCCTCCATCCTACAGCTCCGTCTTTGCTCTGCAGGGGGCGATGGGGGGCGCCACCGCTTACACAGCCACCCCTTACGGTTCAGCCTACCCCCATCACCACCAGCAACAACCCCCCGGCCCTCCCTCCTACTTGGTTAGCTCCAGGGCGGGCCCCAGCGGTGCCGGTGGTGGCCTGACCTCATCTCAGAGTTCAGACAACTACACCAGCTGCTCCTGCGAGTCCTgctccctcctcacctccccaTCCAGCACCTCCTTCTCTGTCCAGGTGACCTACGAGACGGATAATACCAGTCATGCCTCCACACCCGGTAGTGaggttggaggaggagggggggaggtcCTGAGAGGCTTCCCCAGGGAGGGTTCATCTCTAGAGGGCGTTGTGTCTGCCAGGTCCCCTTTGTCTCCTGGAGGatatccacctcctcctctgccccctcctccACCTGAACTTCTACCTACACCTTCTCCCACAgcgtcttctcctctccctcccactctcccccttCCCAAACTATCTTCtccctctccacttcctccttcaCATCATCCGCCACTCCCTCCACTCATCCTTATGGACCCCCTGGCTGTGCTGGCTgagcagagaggggtggagggcgGCCTGAGTGAAGGGGGGATCACAGCGAGACAGAGCccttccatcctctctccccccaaGCCCACCCAGTCTCCCCCCAAACACGCCCTCTTCTCCACCAACGTGGACTTCTTCGAGCCCGTGGACTTCTTCGAGCccgtggagaaagagaggagagaggaagaggaggaggaggaagaggaggatgaggatcaTTTCCGTCACCGCCGGCTCACAGGCGACTCCGGCATCGAAGTGTGCCGCTGCCAAGTGAAGAGCGAGGAAGAGGGTGTGGAGAAGAAGGTGGAAGAAGATCaagatggaggaagggatggagaggagggggcgGGTTTCCTCCATGACAGTGTGGACTGTTCCCTTCGAGCGCAGCAGGTCGCCCAGTGTGGCCACGCCTCCTCGGCCATCCCCAGGGGCGGGGACGCCATCATCACCGTGGAGTCGTCATGA
- the LOC129855974 gene encoding proline-, glutamic acid- and leucine-rich protein 1-like isoform X1, producing the protein MDPEKTLTFCLGLKAEAMTISLQGLEGPAAKTTVSPKGSDMGTINKGVKDQAGSGSQPMLSHKYCPGVNNNPGYLCETGHCCGETGCCTYYYELWWFWLLWTIVILFSCCCAYRHRRAKLRIQQQQRQREINLIAYHGACNYPASMLDLSFLASFKLPSYEEVAAQPPSPPPSYSSVFALQGAMGGATAYTATPYGSAYPHHHQQQPPGPPSYLVSSRAGPSGAGGGLTSSQSSDNYTSCSCESCSLLTSPSSTSFSVQVTYETDNTSHASTPGSEVGGGGGEVLRGFPREGSSLEGVVSARSPLSPGGYPPPPLPPPPPELLPTPSPTASSPLPPTLPLPKLSSPSPLPPSHHPPLPPLILMDPLAVLAEQRGVEGGLSEGGITARQSPSILSPPKPTQSPPKHALFSTNVDFFEPVDFFEPVEKERREEEEEEEEEDEDHFRHRRLTGDSGIEVCRCQVKSEEEGVEKKVEEDQDGGRDGEEGAGFLHDSVDCSLRAQQVAQCGHASSAIPRGGDAIITVESS; encoded by the exons ATGGATCCAGAGAAAACGTTGACGTTCTGCCTTGGACTCAAAGCAGAAGCG atGACCATCTCCCTGCAGGGGCTGGAAGGACCAGCAGCTAAG ACGACTGTGTCTCCAAAGGGTTCAGACATGGGAACCATCAACAAG GGGGTGAAGGACCAAGCTGGCTCAGGCAGCCAGCCCATGCTCAGTCATAAGTACTGTCCTGGGGTCAACAACAACCCAGGCTACCTGTGTGAGACGGGCCACTGCTGTGGGGAGACAGGATGCTGCACCTACTACTACGAGCTGTGGT GGTTCTGGCTACTGTGGACCATTGTGATTCTGTTCAGCTGTTGCTGTGCCTACCGCCACCGGCGGGCCAAGCTGCGTatccagcagcagcagagacagagggagatcaaCCTGATCGCCTACCACGGAGCCTGCAACTACCCTGCGTCCATGTTGGACCTCA gtttccTGGCCTCCTTCAAGCTGCCGTCCTATGAGGAGGTGGCAGCCCAGCCCCCCTCACCCCCTCCATCCTACAGCTCCGTCTTTGCTCTGCAGGGGGCGATGGGGGGCGCCACCGCTTACACAGCCACCCCTTACGGTTCAGCCTACCCCCATCACCACCAGCAACAACCCCCCGGCCCTCCCTCCTACTTGGTTAGCTCCAGGGCGGGCCCCAGCGGTGCCGGTGGTGGCCTGACCTCATCTCAGAGTTCAGACAACTACACCAGCTGCTCCTGCGAGTCCTgctccctcctcacctccccaTCCAGCACCTCCTTCTCTGTCCAGGTGACCTACGAGACGGATAATACCAGTCATGCCTCCACACCCGGTAGTGaggttggaggaggagggggggaggtcCTGAGAGGCTTCCCCAGGGAGGGTTCATCTCTAGAGGGCGTTGTGTCTGCCAGGTCCCCTTTGTCTCCTGGAGGatatccacctcctcctctgccccctcctccACCTGAACTTCTACCTACACCTTCTCCCACAgcgtcttctcctctccctcccactctcccccttCCCAAACTATCTTCtccctctccacttcctccttcaCATCATCCGCCACTCCCTCCACTCATCCTTATGGACCCCCTGGCTGTGCTGGCTgagcagagaggggtggagggcgGCCTGAGTGAAGGGGGGATCACAGCGAGACAGAGCccttccatcctctctccccccaaGCCCACCCAGTCTCCCCCCAAACACGCCCTCTTCTCCACCAACGTGGACTTCTTCGAGCCCGTGGACTTCTTCGAGCccgtggagaaagagaggagagaggaagaggaggaggaggaagaggaggatgaggatcaTTTCCGTCACCGCCGGCTCACAGGCGACTCCGGCATCGAAGTGTGCCGCTGCCAAGTGAAGAGCGAGGAAGAGGGTGTGGAGAAGAAGGTGGAAGAAGATCaagatggaggaagggatggagaggagggggcgGGTTTCCTCCATGACAGTGTGGACTGTTCCCTTCGAGCGCAGCAGGTCGCCCAGTGTGGCCACGCCTCCTCGGCCATCCCCAGGGGCGGGGACGCCATCATCACCGTGGAGTCGTCATGA